From one Chryseobacterium sp. 3008163 genomic stretch:
- a CDS encoding HEPN domain-containing protein has translation MPSDSYITFLQMRVDVLKLIETHSDYSKAKRGRKNLGHLTRSAVVMLCAAWERYNEDLLLESIKYISDNISNASHLNNRIKKQLVQKSRMILLKLNQCF, from the coding sequence ATGCCATCAGATTCATACATAACATTTTTACAGATGAGAGTCGATGTTTTAAAATTAATTGAAACGCATTCGGATTATTCTAAAGCAAAAAGAGGAAGAAAAAACCTCGGACATTTAACGCGAAGCGCAGTAGTAATGTTGTGTGCTGCATGGGAAAGATATAATGAGGATTTGCTTTTAGAATCAATAAAATATATTTCTGATAATATTTCTAATGCAAGTCATTTAAATAATAGAATAAAAAAACAATTAGTTCAAAAGTCAAGAATGATCTTATTGAAATTAAACCAATGTTTTTAG